A genome region from Scleropages formosus chromosome 6, fSclFor1.1, whole genome shotgun sequence includes the following:
- the LOC114910702 gene encoding uncharacterized protein LOC114910702, protein MMNLSSVFLIFTGFLAELFASQVVSLKGTAVLFCYRTQNTPAEQQDVIWRIAEGQLVAQWSRGRFTAGPGYEGRVQLSEKGIEGGNFSLTISPVEYNDEGSYDCFTGFDHLAVVTLGVSVSTDRNITAQVGDPVTLPCYANVGKQANLSHLNIRWEKDGQTVLDIQSGTGSGFKNRVSLSPDRVRTPEGISLSIAGRQSNITIQSPESLFLPLHTKEPVHVLFSSGGCTSVSVCTVEGDSVDCGPQYQHRASVHNSTLMLEYTTPADSGVYRVMDNRTNDTINTVSVSVTVSPTVLFPLLSLLLLLGAWCCYG, encoded by the exons ATGATGAATTTGAGCTCAGTGTTCCTGATCTTCActg GGTTTCTAGCTGAACTCTTTGCATCGCAAGTTGTGTCCCTGAAAGGCACTGCTGTCTTGTTCTGCTATAGAACACAAAACACTCCAGCAGAGCAGCAAGATGTGATCTGGAGGATAGCTGAAGGCCAACTTGTTGCCCAGTGGTCCCGGGGGCGGTTCACAGCAGGCCCTGGGTACGAGGGCAGAGTCCAGCTCTCTGAGAAAGGGATAGAGGGTGGAAACTTCTCTTTAACCATCTCACCTGTTGAGTACAATGATGAAGGTTCATATGACTGTTTCACAGGGTTTGATCATCTTGCTGTGGTGACACTAGGTGTTTCTG TGTCCACAGACAGGAATATCACTGCACAGGTTGGGGACCCTGTCACTCTCCCCTGCTATGCCAACGTCGGCAAACAGGCAAATCTCAGTCATCTTAACATCCGCTGGGAGAAAGATGGACAGACTGTGCTGGATATCCAGTCTGGTACAGGCTCCGGCTTCAAGAACAGAGTCAGTTTGTCTCCAGACCGTGTTC GGACACCTGAAGGGATTAGTCTTTCTATTGCAG GCCGTCAGTCAAACATCACCATCCAGTCACCTGAGTccctcttcctgccgctccaCACTAAGGAACCAGTCCATGTTCTCTTCAGTTCTGGTGGCTGcaccagtgtgtctgtgtgtactgtGGAGGGAGATTCTGTAGACTGTGGACCTCAGTACCAACACAGGGCATCTGTCCACAACTCAACTCTGATGCTGGAATACACAACACCAGCTGACAGTGGTGTGTACAGAGTGATGGACAACAGGACAAATGACACCATCAACACTGTATCTGTCAGTGTTACTGTTTCTCCTACAG TGCTGTTCCCGCTCCTTtctctgttgctgctgctgggggcaTGGTGTTGTTATGGATGA